The following proteins come from a genomic window of Chryseobacterium glaciei:
- a CDS encoding DUF456 domain-containing protein, translating to MDTTLINILCLVLLFLGMLGTFLPVLPGLLLSLCGLLIYKYGTDADLSMIYIWAFGILTAVSVVLSYVIPAKTNQKYGGTRWGSIGSIIGTIVGMFLPIPLGFLIGMFAGVFIGELLHDSKDMNKALKSTKGAFIGFIYGTGFSLVVGVAMFLVVVLNMLNII from the coding sequence ATGGATACAACATTAATTAATATTCTCTGTCTTGTTTTATTATTCCTCGGAATGTTAGGAACTTTTCTTCCTGTTTTACCTGGATTATTATTAAGTCTTTGTGGTTTACTGATCTACAAATATGGAACAGATGCTGATCTATCCATGATCTACATTTGGGCTTTTGGAATTCTGACGGCAGTTTCTGTAGTTTTAAGTTATGTAATTCCAGCCAAAACCAATCAAAAATATGGAGGTACGCGCTGGGGAAGCATCGGCTCAATAATAGGAACTATTGTCGGAATGTTTTTACCAATTCCACTAGGTTTCCTGATCGGAATGTTTGCCGGAGTTTTCATCGGAGAATTACTTCATGACAGCAAGGATATGAATAAGGCTTTAAAGTCTACAAAAGGAGCTTTTATAGGATTTATTTATGGAACAGGATTTAGTTTGGTTGTAGGTGTGGCAATGTTTTTGGTAGTAGTATTGAATATGCTTAATATCATTTAA
- a CDS encoding carboxypeptidase-like regulatory domain-containing protein → MRKHYLFILLCVFTLFTSCAGGDDSPIVSENVDPTVVKTGKLTGKVMSQNGTKPIGGASVFTFDDKYKIYYTTSDADGNFTLVAPAGNQTIHIQTGNGSNFRTEISATVKDNETLNLDASQTKLNQVAKIAYVKGTYDKIEDIIQTLGYTATEITNNDLANLTTVAQYDIIFLNCGSRNNYSSNPGLYTVIDTNLATFVANGGSIYASDWDVAYLVGGTTNTNNCSLAGGFVPDTKLCSKNIGNVGMVGATVNNAGLTTALGFNTLSINYDLGAWQKITNYDPAYWEVLVKETSSNDALMIRTNHFTATGVPTTPIGNAPNSTFVTVCITLPGNIQISLSVPQALVPYLVALGATVGPCSGSSTSGYIYYTTFHNHASGNIGNAGVILQYVILNL, encoded by the coding sequence ATGAGAAAACACTACTTATTTATTTTGTTGTGTGTATTCACACTTTTCACCAGTTGTGCAGGAGGAGACGATTCTCCGATAGTTTCCGAAAACGTTGATCCTACGGTTGTAAAAACAGGAAAACTTACCGGAAAAGTGATGTCACAAAACGGAACAAAACCTATTGGCGGGGCTTCAGTTTTTACTTTTGATGACAAGTATAAAATCTATTACACAACTTCGGACGCAGACGGTAACTTCACGTTGGTAGCTCCGGCTGGAAACCAAACTATTCATATCCAGACAGGTAACGGTAGTAATTTCCGTACGGAGATTTCTGCAACTGTAAAAGATAATGAAACTTTAAATCTTGATGCCAGTCAAACCAAACTGAATCAGGTTGCAAAAATTGCTTACGTAAAAGGAACGTATGACAAAATTGAAGATATTATTCAGACTCTAGGCTATACCGCCACCGAAATCACTAATAACGATCTTGCCAACCTGACTACTGTTGCACAGTATGACATCATATTTCTTAACTGTGGATCCAGAAATAACTACTCTTCAAATCCTGGACTTTACACTGTAATTGATACTAATTTAGCCACTTTTGTTGCTAATGGAGGAAGTATCTATGCTTCAGATTGGGACGTTGCCTACTTGGTGGGCGGAACTACCAACACCAATAACTGTTCGCTTGCAGGAGGATTTGTTCCCGATACAAAATTATGTTCTAAAAACATCGGAAACGTAGGGATGGTAGGTGCTACGGTGAATAATGCCGGACTTACAACAGCGTTGGGATTCAATACACTTAGCATCAACTATGATTTAGGTGCATGGCAAAAAATAACTAACTATGATCCAGCATATTGGGAAGTTTTAGTTAAAGAAACTTCATCAAATGATGCTTTAATGATCAGAACCAATCATTTTACTGCTACAGGTGTACCAACTACTCCGATAGGAAACGCTCCAAATTCAACATTTGTAACGGTTTGTATTACACTACCGGGAAATATCCAGATCAGTCTTTCAGTTCCTCAGGCGTTAGTTCCTTATCTTGTTGCATTAGGAGCAACGGTGGGGCCTTGCTCAGGATCTTCAACAAGTGGATATATTTATTACACTACTTTCCATAATCATGCTTCAGGAAACATTGGAAACGCAGGCGTAATTCTACAATATGTAATTTTAAACTTATAG
- a CDS encoding mechanosensitive ion channel family protein gives MKDEIQDTKNFIQELSEVLYNYITGIAPSGMEFILHIVIKIGLLIGIFLIIDFILKFIINSGSRFFHNQEKYPILNSIKASKVTNSLAHFIALTIVGGIQNFIFTGHLPSTTFFIVRMVNLGLVLIVAGMLYRSLTAFRNYFVIKQDFYNIMALNAISETVKILGIFIFSIVGICVIFGIKGSTIVGSLGAITAVLVLVFRDTILGFVTGIHVATSKTLKVGDWVSIPKYSIEGNIADISLLTTKINNFDKTVSTIPTYDLLTTEIKNLQVMSESNTRRIKKSIYFNINSFKFLNDEEIERLKDINLISDYLESKIIELKKEKESLEHKDKIINGRQLTNIGVFRYYAQRYIENDPDIDQEGAMMVRQLDITPQGLPLEIYCFANDSKWEHFEQIQADIFDHLLVASKEFDLQVMQVSIKV, from the coding sequence ATGAAAGACGAAATACAAGATACCAAGAATTTTATTCAGGAGCTGAGTGAAGTGCTTTATAACTATATAACAGGAATAGCGCCATCCGGGATGGAATTTATTCTTCATATTGTTATAAAGATCGGTTTGCTTATCGGAATATTTTTAATCATTGATTTCATTTTAAAGTTTATTATTAATAGCGGTTCACGGTTTTTTCATAATCAGGAAAAATATCCTATTCTGAATTCTATTAAAGCATCTAAAGTCACTAACTCTCTCGCTCATTTTATTGCTTTGACGATTGTGGGAGGAATACAGAATTTTATCTTTACCGGTCATTTGCCAAGCACCACATTTTTTATTGTAAGAATGGTAAATCTTGGTTTGGTTTTGATCGTTGCGGGAATGCTTTACCGATCATTAACTGCTTTCCGAAATTACTTCGTTATCAAGCAGGACTTCTACAACATCATGGCTTTGAATGCCATTTCCGAAACCGTTAAAATTCTGGGAATTTTCATTTTTTCAATTGTTGGAATCTGTGTTATATTTGGAATAAAAGGGAGCACAATTGTAGGAAGTTTAGGAGCAATTACGGCAGTTTTGGTATTGGTTTTTCGTGATACGATTTTGGGATTTGTCACTGGGATTCACGTGGCGACATCAAAAACCTTGAAAGTAGGAGACTGGGTCAGTATTCCCAAGTACAGTATCGAGGGAAATATCGCTGATATAAGCCTTTTGACGACAAAAATCAATAATTTTGATAAAACGGTTTCTACAATTCCAACCTATGATTTGTTGACGACTGAGATTAAGAATCTTCAGGTAATGTCTGAATCAAACACAAGGAGAATTAAAAAATCAATCTATTTTAATATCAATTCTTTTAAGTTTTTAAATGACGAAGAGATTGAGCGTTTAAAAGATATTAACTTAATTTCCGATTATCTGGAATCGAAGATTATTGAATTAAAAAAAGAAAAAGAAAGTCTGGAACATAAAGATAAAATCATTAATGGAAGACAGCTTACCAATATCGGGGTTTTCAGATATTATGCGCAAAGATATATCGAAAACGATCCGGACATTGATCAGGAGGGAGCGATGATGGTTCGTCAGTTGGATATCACTCCGCAAGGTTTGCCATTGGAAATTTACTGTTTTGCAAATGATTCAAAATGGGAGCATTTCGAGCAAATCCAAGCTGATATTTTTGACCATTTACTGGTTGCTTCCAAAGAATTTGATTTGCAGGTAATGCAGGTGAGCATTAAAGTATAA
- a CDS encoding pyridoxine 5'-phosphate synthase, which produces MTKLSVNINKIATIRNARGGETPSVTEAAIKIQEFGGQGITIHPRPDERHITRKDVYDLKPLVTTEFNIEGNPHREFIDMVLEVKPEQVTLVPDADDAITSNAGWDTKKHLDFLTEIIAEFKNAGIRTSVFLDPTPELVEYAAKTGADRIELYTEAYAKNYLLNKEQAIKPYYDTAVVANEFGLGINAGHDLSLENLKYFADNIPNLLEVSIGHALVSEALYMGMENTIQAYLKRLAKW; this is translated from the coding sequence ATGACAAAATTAAGTGTAAACATTAATAAAATTGCAACGATAAGAAATGCAAGAGGAGGCGAAACGCCAAGTGTAACGGAAGCTGCAATTAAAATTCAGGAGTTTGGCGGACAGGGAATCACCATCCATCCAAGACCCGATGAAAGACATATCACAAGAAAAGATGTTTATGATCTGAAGCCTTTGGTGACAACAGAATTTAATATTGAAGGAAATCCGCACAGAGAATTTATCGATATGGTTTTGGAAGTAAAACCTGAGCAGGTAACGTTGGTTCCTGACGCAGATGATGCCATTACTTCAAATGCAGGATGGGACACAAAAAAACACTTAGATTTTCTTACCGAAATTATTGCTGAGTTCAAAAATGCAGGAATTCGTACTTCTGTTTTTCTTGATCCAACACCAGAATTAGTAGAATATGCTGCAAAAACCGGAGCGGATAGAATAGAATTATACACAGAAGCTTATGCTAAAAATTATTTACTAAATAAAGAACAGGCTATAAAACCTTATTATGACACCGCAGTTGTGGCAAATGAATTTGGTTTAGGGATCAATGCCGGACATGATTTAAGCTTAGAGAATTTAAAATATTTCGCAGATAACATCCCTAATTTATTGGAAGTTTCCATCGGTCACGCCTTGGTTTCTGAAGCTTTATACATGGGAATGGAAAATACAATTCAGGCATATTTGAAGAGACTGGCAAAATGGTAG
- a CDS encoding alpha/beta fold hydrolase, translating to MEILHSKIFGENLSSTPLLVFHGLFGMLDNWGSFGKDLGEQLPVHLIDLRNHGRSFHSESMSHDDLADDIINYMNHYGIEKAHILGHSLGGKAVMQFAIKYPEKVEKLIVVDISPKAYPPHHQGIIKALETVDFNTVNSRNEVEAVLTQYIPEKSTIQFLAKNLYWDDDKKLNWRFNLKTLAEKYTEFVSNAIKFGVFEGETLFISGEKSNYILPQDEFGIKQQFPKAKIVNVKNAGHWVQAENPVDFANVVREFLGLN from the coding sequence ATGGAAATTCTACATTCAAAAATATTTGGCGAAAATCTTTCGTCTACACCACTTTTGGTTTTTCACGGATTGTTCGGAATGCTTGACAATTGGGGAAGCTTTGGAAAAGATCTTGGCGAGCAGTTGCCTGTTCATTTAATTGATCTTAGAAATCATGGAAGAAGCTTTCATTCCGAGAGCATGTCGCACGATGATTTAGCTGACGATATCATCAATTATATGAACCATTATGGAATCGAAAAAGCCCATATTTTAGGTCATTCTCTGGGTGGAAAAGCGGTAATGCAGTTCGCAATAAAATATCCCGAAAAGGTTGAAAAACTTATTGTAGTTGATATTTCTCCGAAAGCATATCCTCCACATCATCAGGGAATTATTAAAGCTTTGGAGACAGTCGATTTTAATACAGTAAATTCCAGAAATGAGGTTGAAGCAGTTTTAACTCAATATATTCCGGAAAAATCGACTATCCAATTTTTGGCTAAAAATTTATATTGGGATGATGATAAAAAGCTGAATTGGAGGTTTAATTTGAAAACTTTAGCCGAAAAATATACAGAATTTGTTTCAAATGCTATCAAATTTGGTGTTTTTGAAGGAGAAACATTATTTATTTCAGGTGAAAAATCAAACTATATTCTTCCGCAGGATGAGTTTGGGATCAAGCAGCAATTTCCAAAAGCTAAAATTGTTAATGTGAAAAATGCAGGACATTGGGTTCAGGCAGAAAATCCTGTTGATTTTGCGAATGTTGTTAGAGAATTTTTAGGTTTAAATTAA
- a CDS encoding microviridin/marinostatin family tricyclic proteinase inhibitor: MKQKNSKKPFFASFLEKQVKNPEKVNGGQEITTALEDSVTIPTKDNVTSALSDSVTKPGLDHVTMKYPSDGDDSVE, translated from the coding sequence ATGAAACAGAAAAATTCAAAGAAACCGTTTTTTGCTTCGTTTTTAGAGAAACAAGTTAAGAATCCGGAAAAAGTAAACGGAGGTCAGGAAATAACAACAGCTCTTGAAGATTCTGTTACAATTCCTACAAAAGACAATGTTACATCTGCACTTTCGGATAGTGTTACAAAGCCTGGATTAGATCATGTAACCATGAAATATCCTTCTGATGGTGATGATTCTGTTGAATAA
- a CDS encoding microviridin/marinostatin family tricyclic proteinase inhibitor: MKNKKLKKPFFASFLEKQINNSEKIKGGAVTSVLVDNVTSALQDTVTKPGYDNVTMKYPSDGDETGEAS; encoded by the coding sequence ATGAAAAACAAAAAATTAAAAAAACCGTTTTTTGCCTCTTTTCTAGAGAAGCAAATTAATAATTCTGAAAAGATAAAGGGAGGAGCTGTGACTTCTGTGCTTGTGGATAATGTGACATCAGCACTTCAGGACACTGTTACAAAGCCTGGATATGATAACGTAACAATGAAATATCCATCTGACGGCGACGAAACAGGTGAAGCTTCATAA
- a CDS encoding microviridin/marinostatin family tricyclic proteinase inhibitor, with product MKNKNLKKPFFASFLEKQIQDPQTVKGGAITTALQDSPTTSVLRDTVTNRQNDQVTMKYPSDSDESGELE from the coding sequence ATGAAAAATAAAAATTTAAAAAAGCCATTTTTTGCTTCATTTTTAGAGAAGCAAATTCAGGATCCTCAAACGGTAAAAGGAGGAGCAATAACGACTGCACTTCAGGATTCTCCGACAACATCAGTTCTAAGAGATACTGTTACCAACAGACAAAATGACCAGGTAACAATGAAGTATCCATCTGATAGTGACGAATCTGGAGAATTAGAATAA
- a CDS encoding microviridin/marinostatin family tricyclic proteinase inhibitor: protein MKNENSKKKPFFASFLEKQLKDPETVKGGTDITIPERDTVTKPVLDTVTKPQYDMAQTQKYPSDGDDDAPSV from the coding sequence ATGAAAAACGAAAATTCAAAAAAGAAGCCATTTTTTGCCTCTTTTCTAGAAAAGCAACTTAAAGATCCTGAAACGGTAAAAGGTGGTACAGACATCACGATTCCGGAAAGAGATACAGTTACAAAACCAGTATTAGACACAGTTACAAAGCCTCAATATGACATGGCTCAGACTCAGAAATATCCTTCTGATGGAGACGATGATGCTCCAAGTGTATAA
- a CDS encoding MvdC/MvdD family ATP grasp protein, which produces MILCITHSNDFYNIDLFFDYLRSKNIPYFRLNSDHLNDFQKISINQDSFKLTDEFGNVLNSKDIQAVWHRKSWRITIPEDLDEDYEKIFLKEYGSLRYNLFTVLEDLPWINPYESENKIDGNKMYQLKIAQKFDLTIPKTLFSNDEEKILSFFHENCNGKAIAKLHGVITKSMNGENFLSTTIIDENNLEHIADIAYCPMIFQPYIEKEYELRIVYVDGEFFTGKINNSENADWRVVQGNFLWSEYDLPEEIKTNLTSMMKEMKLYLGAIDMIKGKDGKYYFLEVNPQGEWGMLQKELNFPIAERIADNLIKRINNQ; this is translated from the coding sequence ATGATTCTTTGTATTACCCATTCCAACGATTTTTATAATATCGATCTCTTTTTTGACTATCTGAGATCAAAAAATATCCCTTATTTCAGGCTTAATTCTGATCATCTTAATGATTTTCAGAAAATCAGCATCAATCAAGATTCATTTAAACTGACTGATGAGTTTGGAAATGTACTCAACTCTAAAGATATCCAAGCGGTATGGCATAGAAAATCATGGAGAATCACCATTCCTGAAGATCTTGATGAAGATTATGAGAAAATTTTTCTAAAAGAATACGGAAGTCTTCGTTACAATCTTTTTACTGTTTTGGAAGATCTTCCGTGGATCAATCCTTATGAATCTGAAAATAAGATTGATGGGAACAAAATGTATCAGCTTAAAATTGCTCAAAAGTTTGATTTAACCATTCCAAAAACGCTTTTTTCCAATGACGAAGAAAAAATTCTAAGCTTCTTCCACGAAAACTGCAATGGCAAGGCTATAGCAAAACTTCACGGTGTCATTACAAAATCGATGAATGGGGAAAATTTTCTTTCAACAACCATTATTGATGAAAATAATTTAGAACATATCGCTGACATTGCCTATTGTCCAATGATTTTTCAACCTTATATCGAAAAAGAATATGAACTGAGAATTGTTTATGTTGACGGTGAATTTTTCACAGGTAAGATAAACAACAGTGAGAATGCCGATTGGAGGGTTGTTCAGGGAAATTTTCTCTGGTCAGAATATGATCTTCCGGAAGAAATTAAAACTAATTTAACTTCTATGATGAAGGAAATGAAATTGTATCTCGGAGCGATCGATATGATAAAAGGAAAAGATGGAAAATATTATTTTCTTGAAGTAAATCCGCAAGGAGAGTGGGGAATGTTACAAAAAGAACTCAATTTTCCCATTGCAGAAAGAATAGCCGATAACCTTATAAAAAGAATAAATAACCAATGA